A region of Hippoglossus stenolepis isolate QCI-W04-F060 chromosome 7, HSTE1.2, whole genome shotgun sequence DNA encodes the following proteins:
- the LOC124852088 gene encoding stress response protein NST1-like, with product MQTQIHQLKSGWDLKVNTLEDQLRREQVEQETCLQQIKELKSVVKATEKKWLNLQEDVHRNVELMEKLTAMPTQIHQSDTDWDVRVNNLVKATEKTLLKLQEDSQIKSEKMDEDIKFLIVKSIKLQELALMSDSDKARRRRDERKAQKEEEKRLKKELKEKKEQEKREIKQREKEAKKEKRKTTSHLPSPC from the exons ATGCAGACTCAGATCCATCAGCTTAAGTCTGGCTGGGACCTTAAAGTCAACACTCTGGAGGATCAGCTCAGGAGGGAGCAGGTGGAGCAAGAGACCTGCCTTCAACAAATCAAGGAGCTGAAGAGTGTGGTTAAAGCCACGGAGAAGAAGTGGCTCAATTTGCAGGAAGACGTGCATAGGAATGTTGAGCTCATGGAAAAACTGACGGCCATGCCGACTCAGATCCATCAGAGTGATACTGACTGGGACGTTAGAGTCAACAATCTGGTTAAAGCCACGGAGAAGACGTTGCTCAAGTTGCAGGAAGACTCCCAAATAAAATCTGAGAAGATGGATGAGGATATCAAGTTCCTAATTGTGAAATCTATTAAGCTTCAG gagcTGGCCCTCATGTCAGACAGCGACAAGGCCagaagaaggagggatgaaagaaaagctcagaaggaggaagaaaagagactaaagaaggagctgaaagagaagaaggagcaggagaagagagagataaagcaaagagagaaggaggcgaagaaggagaagagaaagacgacTTCTCACCTCCCTTCACCCTGTTAA